CCGATGATCACCGCGTGGGCCGTGCTCGCGTCGTACACCCAGTTGCGGTCCGAGCCGAGCAACTGGTCGACGAACCCGCCGCCCGGGTGCAGCAGCCACCGCCAAACAGCCGCTGCCGCAACGGGAGCGACGAGAAACGGGACGAAGATCAGCGCCTGATAGACCGTTCTGGCCCGCCCCCGCACCCGCTTGCTCGCCAGCGCGATCAACACCGGCAGTACCACGGTGAAGGGCAGCATGCCGAGGATCAGCGCGCCGGTGCGGCCGATCGATTGCCAGAACGCGGGCAGGTCCATCAGCCGGGCGTAGTTGGCGGTGCCGACCGGTTTCATCGGCGTGGTCGGCAGCAGATTCCAGGAGTACGTGGACAATTCAGCCGCCTGGACGAGCGGCCGGTAGGTCCAGATCACGAGCAGGAACAGGGCGGGTGCCAAGTACAGGTACGGCACCACGAACCGCCCCGCCCGGCGGAATCGGGCGAGGCGGGGCGCGGACGGCACCGGGGTGAGGGCAGCGGCCGGCTCGGCCGCCGCGTCGGCGGTGCGCGGCAGGTCGACGACGAACACGACCTACCGCGCCTCCGCCGCCAGTGCGGCGAGCTGGTCGAGCACGTCTTGTTCGGCTCTGTCGTAGACGGTTTCGGCGGGGGTGGCCTCGATCGCGGTGGCCACCATGGTGGTGCCGAGCAGGTCGATCCGGCTGTAGCCGAAGCCGACGAGTCCGCGGTGCCGTCCGACCGGTGCGATCGTGTCGATCCGGTAGGACAGCGGTGGTCCGATCCAGACCGGGATGCCGCCGAGCGCGGCCGCGGCGGTGAGGTGGTTGTGCCCGCAGATGATCAGCCGCACATCGGTTCCCGCGATCACCTCGGCGAGCAGCTCGGGCTGTTCGAGCCGCAGCAGCTCGGTGGTGGCGTTCGGCGACGGGATCGGTGGGTGGTGCAGGACGAGCAGCGTGCCGTGCCGCGCGGGTGTGCGCAGCTCCTCTTCCAGCCAATCGAGTTGCTGCGCTTCGAGTTTGCCGTCGTGGCGGCGCGGCGTCGTGCTGTCCAGCGCGATGACGCGCAACCCCGCGACGTCGAAGACCTGGTCGAAGGTCACGTCGGGATCCACTGCGGCGCAGTCGCTGTCGAGCAGTTCGGTGCCGAAGGCCGCCCGGTCGTCGTGGTTGCCCATCGCGTAGACGGTCTGCGCACCGAGTTCGGCGGCCACCGGCTCGACCGCGTCGCGCAGGCGCCGATACGCTTCGGGCGTGCCGGTGTCGGTGAGATCACCGGACAGCACGATGGCGTCGATCGGCTGCTGCGAGGCGCGAATCTGTTGCAGCACATGGGTGAGGTTGGCGTAGGTGTCCACCATCCCGTGCACCAGCTCACCGGGGGGCCGGATATGGGTGTCGGTGAGCTGGACGATCGTGACCGTGCTCATGAGGCAGGCAGCAGTTTGGCGCCCTGCTCGCGGGCGGCGGTGAGCGTGGACTGCGGATCCTTGCCCTGGAACACGATCGCCTCGACGGCGTCCATCATGCCGTCGCGGATCTGCAGATAGTTCGTGCCCGGCATCGACACCCAGGGCTCCATATTCGCCAGCTGCGCGACGTTCGGCGCGAGCAGCGGGTTCTCGGCCGACCACTGCTTCAGTCCGGCCGGGTCGTCCATCAGCCCGGTGCGCAGCGGGAGATACCCGATGCCGGACGAGATCTTGGTGTAGGCCTGCTCGCTGGTGAGGAACTTGATCAGCTCCCAGGAGGCGCGCTGCTTGACCGGGTCGTTGGACAGGATGTGCAGGGACGCACCGGAATTCGTCGGCACAGTCGGCTTGCTGCCGAAGCCGGGCATCGGCGCCGCGCGCAGGTCCCACTTGTCCTTGGCACCGGTGGTGAAGGTGCCCTGGATCGCGCTGGTCTCCAGGATCATGCCGATCTCACCGCGGGCGAAGGCCTCATAGCCCTGCTTCTGGTTGAGCTTCGGCATGCTGCCCGCCGCGACGAGTTGCTGGTTCATCCGCGCGACCTCGACGACGGGCTCGTCGGCGAAGGTGAGGTTCTTGCGATCCTCGGTGATGACTCGGCCGCCATTGGACCGCACCAGTGACTGGAAGCACCAGTCCTTGGCGGTCTTGGTGAGGCAGTCGACGTAGATGCCGCCCTTGCCGGTCTTGCCGGTGATCGCGGCCGACGCCTCCGCGACCTGCTGCCAGGTCGTCGGCGGCTTGGCCGGATCGAGCCCGGCGGCGCCGAAGAGCGAGGCGTTGTAATAGAGCACGGGCGTGGAGAAGACGAAGGGCACGCCGTAGGTGTGGCCGTCCCAGTCCGCGAGCGTGCGGGCCTTCGGCGCGTAGGGATGTTTCGCGCCGTCGAAGTTGCGCTGTACCGCGTCCTTGGAGACCAGCTTGTCCAGCGGTTTGGCGCCGAGCTGATGAATGGTGAAGTCCAGGTCGCTGAAGCCGAGTTGCGCGACATCGGGCGGGGTACCCGCGACCGTCTGGTTCTGGATACTGGAGATCGTGTCGGTGGCCGGGTTCGGGCTGTTGCCCTGCGGCTTCTGCGCGGTCACCGTGATATTCGGGAACTTGGTCCGGAAGTCGGCGATGAGCGTGTTGAAGGTATCGGTCCACGCTCCGGCGAGTCCGTAGTTGTAGGACTCGAACACGATGGACACCTGCTGATCCGGCTGCAGTTCCGGAATCTGTGCGGTGTCGGCGTTCGAATCGGTGGTGGTGCTCCCGAGTCCGCCGCATGCGCTGAGCGCGACGGTGGTTGCGAACACCAGGCCCAAGATGGGCGCGGTGCGTTTCACGGTGTTCTCCTCATTCATCGGTGTTTCGGACGGCGTTGTCCCGAGTCAGGCGACGGCGACCGGTGTTTCGGCGGTGTCGCGTTCGGTGTCCAGTTGTGGCTCCTGCCAGCTCATCCGCAGTCCGGAGGCCGGCTCGAACAGATGGATATGGGCGGGGTCGACGCGCAGTCCGATGCTGTCGCCGGCCTGTACGCCGACCGGCCGCGGCGCTCGCGCGCACAGCGTGTGCTCGCCGGTGCCGAAGTGGACGAGTTCTTCACTGCCCAGGTTCTCGACCATGTGCACGCGGCCGCGGATGTCCATCGCGGCCGGATCGAGCCGTAGCTGCTCGGGCCGGATACCCGCGGTGACCTCGATGTCCGCCCCGAAAGACGTGGCATCGAAGGGCAATTCGGCGTCGATACCCTCGGCCACCAGGTAGAGCCTGCCGCGGCGCTCGGTGATCACGCCGGGGAACAGGTTCATCGGCGGCGCACCGAGAAACCCTGCGACGAAAGTGGATCGGGGCCGGTCGTACAGCTCGGTCGGCGTGCCGACCTGTTCCACCTGCCCGGCGTTGAGCAGCGCGATCCGGTCGGCCATGGTCATCGCCTCGACCTGATCGTGGGTGACGTAGAGAAACGTCGCCCCGAGTCTGCGATGCAGCGCGATCAGCTCGGCGCGGGTCGCGCTGCGCAGTTTGGCGTCCAGGTTGGACAGCGGCTCGTCCATCAGGAACGCGCCGGGATCGCGAACCATCGCGCGGGCCAGGGCGACTCGCTGTCGCTGCCCGCCCGAGAGCGCCGCGGGCCTGCGGCGCAGCAGTTCATCGAGCCCGAGTACCGCGGCCACCTCGGCCACCCGCTCGGCGATCTTCGCCCGCGGCGTGCGCCGCGCCCGCAACGGGAACCCGATGTTCTTCGCCACGGTCAGATGCGGGTACAGCGCGTAGCTCTGGAACACCATCGCGAGGTCCCGTTGCTGCGGCGCCCGATGCGTGATGTCGGTGTCGTCCAGCATGATCCGGCCGCCGGTCGGGTCCTCGAGTCCCGCGATCATTCGCAGCAGCGTGGATTTGCCGCAGCCGCTCGGCCCGAGCAGCACCAGGAATTCGCCGTCGGCGATGTCGAGGCTCACCTCACGGACCGCGTAGGTCGCGCCGAATTGCTTCGACACCTTGTCGATGCGCAGTCTTGCCACCGGTTTTCCCCCTCAGCCGGGCAGTGCGCCGGCGACGATCCAGGTCGCGACACGGGCCGCGATCACCGGAGAATCCTTGACCCAGGTGAAGTGATCTCGATGCTCGACCGGCGCGTGCTCATCGATATGCCACTGGGTGACCGCGGCTTTCGGCATCCGGGACACCAGGAAGTCGACATTCGACTTGGGCCCGAGCACGTCGTCGGACAGCGAGATCGCCAGCACCGGCGTCGTCATGGCGCGCAGCAGCGTGTTGTACTGCCGCTCGGTGCCTTTCGGCCGGTAGTAGCTGGTGAGCGAGTGCATCGCCCAGTCGCGCATCACGCCGCCGGGCATCGGCGCCGGAATCAGCACGCCACCGGGCCAGTGCCCCTTCCACCGCGAGACCAGCCCGATCCACTGGATCTGGCTCAGTGCCTCGAACCAGCGGCGCGGCCCGAACGCCCACCAGAACACCGTCCCGGTGCCGATGACCGTGACCCCGGCGATCTCGCCGGGTTCGGCCGCCGCGTACAGCAACGCGAGCTGCCCACCGAGGCTGTGCCCGAAGAGGTGGACCGGCGCGTCCGGAAAGCGTTGCCGCACAGCGGCGACGATCGCGGGCAGGTCGACCTCGAGCATTTCCCGGTAACCGAAGTCGCGATGCAACCCGAGTCCGGGCCGGGCCTCGCCGTGTGCCCGCAGATCGCAGGTGGCCACCGAAAGGCCCTGGGCATTCAGCTCTTTGGCGAGGGAAAGATAGTTCTTGGCCTTCATCGCCATGGCCGGCAGGATCAGCACGACCGGCGCGCCCGGCTTCTTGCCCGGCAGGAACCGCACGGTGAAGGTGACGTCGTCGGCGGTCGATACCGTCGCCGCCTCGAGCGTGGCGAACCCCGCCCGCTTCTCGGCGTCCGCGGTGGTCACCGGTCGCCCTCGGTGATCGTGACGTCGCAGACGTAGTCGAAGGTGAATTTGGCGACCACGACGTCGCTGTCATCGACCAGCACCGCCTTGCCGGACAGCTCGAACCGGTTCGACACCGCGGCGTTCAGCACCTCGGCGAGTTCACGCTGGTCGACGGTGGCGATCGCACGGATCCGGCCCAGCGCGGGCTTGCGATAGGAGGCGGTGCCGGCGCGCAGCACCAAGCGCTCGACGGTGGACAGGCGAGCGGCCGCCGCACCGACGAAGGCGGCCGCGCCGCCGATGTCCGCGGCGGTGAACAGCGCACCGGCGTGCACGGTGCCCATGTGGTTGCGCACGGTGTCCACGGCCGGGATCTCGACGACGGCCCGCTCCGGGCCGATCTCGGTGATGACCGTGCCGACGTGGCGGCCGAACGGCACCATGTCCTGCGATACGGCCCGCAGGTAGTCGTAATCGACGGCGGCGCCGTCCAGTTCGGGGTAGGCGGCGGCGAAACCGGCGATCTCGCGCGTGGTCATGGGTACTCCCTGCTGGGTTGAATGGGGTGTGCTCAGCGGTTGCGCAGTGCGCGGCGGGCGATCGACCAGCGCAGCACCTCGGACGGGCCCTCGTAGATCCGGAACGCCCTGGCCTCCACCAGGAATCGCGCGACCAGGTAGTCCTCGCAGACGCCGAGACCACCGTGCAGCTGCACCGCCCGGTCGAGGACCCGCCAGACGGCTTCGGAGACGAACGTTTTCGCGATCGAGGCATCGTGGCGCGCCTGCGAGGAGGTGGGGCCCTGCGCGTCGATGGTCTCCGCCGCGGTGCGGATGATCCCGCGTGCCGCGGCGATATCGATCTCGTTGTCGGCGACCATGCCCTGGGCCAGGCCGTGATCCGCGATCGGCACACCGAAAGAGGTTCTGGTGCTGATGTGTTCGATGGCGAGATGGTGCGCGCGCACCGCCAGCCCCAGCCAGTTCATGCAGAACACCAGCCGGGACGGAGCGAGCCGCACCTGCGCCAGTGCCAGCCCCTGACCCACCGCGCCGAGTACCGCGGCATCCGGCACCTCGCAGTCGACGAAGGTGACTTCGCAGTGTCCGCCGGGCGCGCTGGTGTGGTCCAGCGTCGGCATCCGGCGTCCGACTCGCAGGCCGGGGTTGTCCTGGTCGACCAGGAACATCGTCGGGCCTTCGGTGGTGCGGGCCACGCAGATGGTGAAGGCGGCGCCCTGTGCGCCGGTGGTGAAGTGCTTGGCGCCGTTGATGACCCAGCCGCTGTCGGTCTCCTCGGCCACGGTTTGCAGCATGCCGGGATCCGAGCCCGCACCCGGGGCGGGTTCGGTCATCGCGATGGCCGAGCGCACGTCACCGGCGGCCAGCGGTGCGAGGTAGCGCTGCTGCTGTTCGGCGTCGGCGACGTGCGCGAGCAGATGAATATTGCCGTCGTCGGGTGCCCAGGCGTTGACCGCGAGCGGCCCGAGCAGGCTGGCGCCCGCGGCCTCCAGCACCTGTGCCTGGGCTCGCGTGTCCAGGCCGAGCCCACCGTATTTCTGGTCCGACAGCGGGCCGAACACGCCCGCCTCTTTCGCCTTCTTCTGCAGGTCCAGACGCAGCGCGTCGTCCATCACCCGACCGTCGACGACGACCTCGCGTTCCACCGGAACGACCTGGTCACGAATGAACTGGGTGGTCTTGTCCACCAATTGGCCCACAGTGGTCATGGCGCAAGTTTCGGGTCCACCGGGCCGTGCGAGTCGGGGCGATAGTCAACGTCGATCGCCCGAATCGTCTGCGCGTTCGCCTGCTGCGTGCGGGTGCGTTGTCCGCGACGGTGGTCCTGGCTGACCGGCTGATCCGCCGCGGCCGCCGGGCCGGCGGCCCACCCGATCAGCGCCTACCAACGGTCGAGTGCGGCGCACGGTGCAGACCGGCTCGACCATCAGGGAAAGGGCCCAAGGCATGACCGAGATTCCGGTGCTGGTGTCGGCTCGTCGCGACGAGGCCGAACGGGTATTTTCGCTCGAGCTGTCCGCTGCCTCGGGCGGTGATCTGCCGGGCTGGACGCCGGGCGCGCACATCGATGTCGCGGTGGATGCGGCGGGCGTGCGGCAGTATTCGCTGTGCGGCGATCCGGCCGACCGGCGCAGGTGGCGGATCGCCGTACTGCACGAGCCGGACGGGCGCGGGGGTTCGGCGCAGCTGTACCGCACTGCGCTGCCGGGCACGCAGCTCCAGGTTTCGCTGCCCCGCAACAATTTCGAGCTGGTCGCGCGCGAGAGCTATGTGTTCGTCGCCGGTGGCATCGGTATCACGCCGATCCTGCCCATGGTGGCCGCCGCCGCGGCGGCCGGCGCCCGGTGGTCGCTGTACTACGGCGGGCGCACCCGGGCGCACATGGCGTTCGCCGACCAGCTCGCCGAGCGGTATCCGCACGCGGTCTTGCTCCCGCAGGACGAGCACGGCCTGCTGCCGCTCGCGACGATCCTGGCCGAGAGTCCCGCCGCCGCCGTGTATTGCTGTGGCCCCGAACCGCTGCTCGCCGCGGTGGAGGCCGAGGCCGCCGCCCGCGGTCTTCCTGTCCATCTCGAACGCTTCGTGCCCAAGCTGATCACGGCGACCCCGAATCGCCCGTTCGAGGTCCGAATCGCGAGCAGCGGTAAGACTTTCGCGATCGGTGCGCAGCAGTCCGTGGCCGACGTGCTGGAGCGGGCGGGCATCGGCATCATCACCTCCTGCCGCGAAGGCACCTGCGGCACCTGTGAGACCGCCGTCCTCGCCGGGGCGATCGATCACCGCGATTCCCTGCTCACTGCCGCGGAGCAGGCACGCGGCGACACCATGATGCTCTGCGTCTCGCGCGCCCGCTCCGATGTGCTCGTGCTGGACCTCTGACGCGGCCTCTCGACTTGCCGGCGGGTTCCACGGTCGGCAGGCGGCACGCTCGGTGTGCCGAAACCCCTGAAACACCCAGCAACACAACAAGAAAGAATGCACAGATGAGGCAAATTGTCGCGGTGGCCGCAGGACTCGCCGCCGCAGTCGGCATCGCCGCCGGTACCGCCGGTGCGCACCCCGGCGATACCGGCGCCGTCGATTTCACGGCCCGCGCCACCGATACCCAGACCGTCATCGAGACCGACGGCGGCTCGATGGTCGTCGAGGACGGCGTCTTCAAGCTCAAGGCCGCGAACGGCGCCGTGCTCGCGGGCACTCCGCTGACGTTTCGCGTCGACGAGTTCGAATTCCCCATCGCCGCCGACATTTCCGATCGCACCGCGACGCTGACCCCGCAGCTCGACATGGCGAAGGCCACCTACAAGCCGGTCGCGCTGCCGTTCGAGGACAAGGCGCCGTGGAAGAACGAGTACGACCGTGAGCAGGCGGCCTGGAGCCGGATGACCAGCACCATCAGCATGGGCGCCACCATCGGCACCCTGGTCGGTGGTCTCGGCGGCGCGGCCGTCGGCTGCGTGCTCGGCGGCATCGCCGGCGCCACGGTGGCCTCGGCCACCATCATCGGCCTGTTCGGCCCGTTCATCCCGGCCGCGGCCGTCGGCTGCCTCGGCGGCATCATCGCCGTCGGCGCCCTGGGCACCGTCGCGGGCCAGATCTTCGTGACCGCCCCGGTCGCCATCGGTGCGGCGATTCAGTACTTCGCCACGATCAACCAGCCGCCGGTGCCCGCGCCCGCCAAGTAGGCGAAACCGCACGCGCACAACCGAATACCGAGCTACCCCGTCCGGCTGCCTGCCGGGCGGGGTAGCTCGCGTCGCTTGGGAATCAAATGCTACGCGAATCTGCCTGCCCGATCGTGATGTGGACAGAATTTTCTACGCGCCCATGTGGTTTCGCTGTGGACCACCTACTTTGTGTCTGTCTGGCATCTGGTTCGGAATGTGGCTCGTCCGTCCAGTCCATTTGGGGAGCGGATTATTTCGGCTAGTAATGGATTGAGACGAAACTCCGAAAATGCTACGGGGCGGTTTGGTTGTTCTCGCGGTTTCTCAGAAAGGTATGCCTGACGCAACTCGTTTATGGAAGCATTGCGTTGATCCCCAAAGTATAGGTGTGGCCATGCGTTTGGTGCTGATGTGCGCGATCCTGCTCGCGGGTGGGCTTGTAGCGTGCGGGCACGATGGAGCCCAGCGGCAAACTCCCTCGACATCGGCGACCACGCTACCTTCGACCGTCGTAGGAACGGGTACGACGACCACGCAGATGGCTCCCGCGGATGTGGGCACTGCGTCGCTGGTGCCACGGTCGGCGACGTCCGCGACCAGCATCGAACTCGTTGTGCCATCGACTGTCCAGGTATCGGGAGGGGTTGCCGTGACCGGGGTTACGGGGCCGCCCACTGTGTCTGTGCAAATCACCACTGTGCCGATAATTCCGGAGAAGGACCGTGATGTCGGGGTCGAGGTTTCGACCTCGAGCAAATACCCGCCTCCGCCCCCAGTTCCGCCGCCTACAACGACGCCTCT
This genomic stretch from Nocardia brasiliensis ATCC 700358 harbors:
- a CDS encoding carbohydrate ABC transporter permease, whose translation is MFVVDLPRTADAAAEPAAALTPVPSAPRLARFRRAGRFVVPYLYLAPALFLLVIWTYRPLVQAAELSTYSWNLLPTTPMKPVGTANYARLMDLPAFWQSIGRTGALILGMLPFTVVLPVLIALASKRVRGRARTVYQALIFVPFLVAPVAAAAVWRWLLHPGGGFVDQLLGSDRNWVYDASTAHAVIIGITGWQLLGFSVLVVWAGLASISGDYDEAARVDGASAGQIRRWITLPLLSPSVLFLVLTTVLLSPVLTFPLIDSMTQGGPAQATTNIYYLLWDYAFHSFDAGLSAAAGVLLFAGFGVLAGILVWISEKVAFHDD
- a CDS encoding metallophosphoesterase, which produces MSTVTIVQLTDTHIRPPGELVHGMVDTYANLTHVLQQIRASQQPIDAIVLSGDLTDTGTPEAYRRLRDAVEPVAAELGAQTVYAMGNHDDRAAFGTELLDSDCAAVDPDVTFDQVFDVAGLRVIALDSTTPRRHDGKLEAQQLDWLEEELRTPARHGTLLVLHHPPIPSPNATTELLRLEQPELLAEVIAGTDVRLIICGHNHLTAAAALGGIPVWIGPPLSYRIDTIAPVGRHRGLVGFGYSRIDLLGTTMVATAIEATPAETVYDRAEQDVLDQLAALAAEAR
- a CDS encoding ABC transporter substrate-binding protein; protein product: MKRTAPILGLVFATTVALSACGGLGSTTTDSNADTAQIPELQPDQQVSIVFESYNYGLAGAWTDTFNTLIADFRTKFPNITVTAQKPQGNSPNPATDTISSIQNQTVAGTPPDVAQLGFSDLDFTIHQLGAKPLDKLVSKDAVQRNFDGAKHPYAPKARTLADWDGHTYGVPFVFSTPVLYYNASLFGAAGLDPAKPPTTWQQVAEASAAITGKTGKGGIYVDCLTKTAKDWCFQSLVRSNGGRVITEDRKNLTFADEPVVEVARMNQQLVAAGSMPKLNQKQGYEAFARGEIGMILETSAIQGTFTTGAKDKWDLRAAPMPGFGSKPTVPTNSGASLHILSNDPVKQRASWELIKFLTSEQAYTKISSGIGYLPLRTGLMDDPAGLKQWSAENPLLAPNVAQLANMEPWVSMPGTNYLQIRDGMMDAVEAIVFQGKDPQSTLTAAREQGAKLLPAS
- a CDS encoding ABC transporter ATP-binding protein, whose protein sequence is MARLRIDKVSKQFGATYAVREVSLDIADGEFLVLLGPSGCGKSTLLRMIAGLEDPTGGRIMLDDTDITHRAPQQRDLAMVFQSYALYPHLTVAKNIGFPLRARRTPRAKIAERVAEVAAVLGLDELLRRRPAALSGGQRQRVALARAMVRDPGAFLMDEPLSNLDAKLRSATRAELIALHRRLGATFLYVTHDQVEAMTMADRIALLNAGQVEQVGTPTELYDRPRSTFVAGFLGAPPMNLFPGVITERRGRLYLVAEGIDAELPFDATSFGADIEVTAGIRPEQLRLDPAAMDIRGRVHMVENLGSEELVHFGTGEHTLCARAPRPVGVQAGDSIGLRVDPAHIHLFEPASGLRMSWQEPQLDTERDTAETPVAVA
- a CDS encoding alpha/beta fold hydrolase, whose protein sequence is MTTADAEKRAGFATLEAATVSTADDVTFTVRFLPGKKPGAPVVLILPAMAMKAKNYLSLAKELNAQGLSVATCDLRAHGEARPGLGLHRDFGYREMLEVDLPAIVAAVRQRFPDAPVHLFGHSLGGQLALLYAAAEPGEIAGVTVIGTGTVFWWAFGPRRWFEALSQIQWIGLVSRWKGHWPGGVLIPAPMPGGVMRDWAMHSLTSYYRPKGTERQYNTLLRAMTTPVLAISLSDDVLGPKSNVDFLVSRMPKAAVTQWHIDEHAPVEHRDHFTWVKDSPVIAARVATWIVAGALPG
- a CDS encoding YiiD C-terminal domain-containing protein; this encodes MTTREIAGFAAAYPELDGAAVDYDYLRAVSQDMVPFGRHVGTVITEIGPERAVVEIPAVDTVRNHMGTVHAGALFTAADIGGAAAFVGAAAARLSTVERLVLRAGTASYRKPALGRIRAIATVDQRELAEVLNAAVSNRFELSGKAVLVDDSDVVVAKFTFDYVCDVTITEGDR
- a CDS encoding acyl-CoA dehydrogenase family protein, with the protein product MTTVGQLVDKTTQFIRDQVVPVEREVVVDGRVMDDALRLDLQKKAKEAGVFGPLSDQKYGGLGLDTRAQAQVLEAAGASLLGPLAVNAWAPDDGNIHLLAHVADAEQQQRYLAPLAAGDVRSAIAMTEPAPGAGSDPGMLQTVAEETDSGWVINGAKHFTTGAQGAAFTICVARTTEGPTMFLVDQDNPGLRVGRRMPTLDHTSAPGGHCEVTFVDCEVPDAAVLGAVGQGLALAQVRLAPSRLVFCMNWLGLAVRAHHLAIEHISTRTSFGVPIADHGLAQGMVADNEIDIAAARGIIRTAAETIDAQGPTSSQARHDASIAKTFVSEAVWRVLDRAVQLHGGLGVCEDYLVARFLVEARAFRIYEGPSEVLRWSIARRALRNR
- a CDS encoding PDR/VanB family oxidoreductase, which gives rise to MTEIPVLVSARRDEAERVFSLELSAASGGDLPGWTPGAHIDVAVDAAGVRQYSLCGDPADRRRWRIAVLHEPDGRGGSAQLYRTALPGTQLQVSLPRNNFELVARESYVFVAGGIGITPILPMVAAAAAAGARWSLYYGGRTRAHMAFADQLAERYPHAVLLPQDEHGLLPLATILAESPAAAVYCCGPEPLLAAVEAEAAARGLPVHLERFVPKLITATPNRPFEVRIASSGKTFAIGAQQSVADVLERAGIGIITSCREGTCGTCETAVLAGAIDHRDSLLTAAEQARGDTMMLCVSRARSDVLVLDL